In Toxoplasma gondii ME49 chromosome X, whole genome shotgun sequence, a single genomic region encodes these proteins:
- a CDS encoding hypothetical protein (encoded by transcript TGME49_226705~Signal peptide predicted by SignalP 2.0 HMM (probability 1.000) with cleavage site probability 0.985 at residue 45~Predicted trans-membrane domain (TMHMM2.0):64-87) — protein sequence MSFLSSAAGPQRQRRVSAVPATRKSLLRFSSLFLLCLLSLSSVSAQDTEAGPTAEPTFKYVTSTMLSQVVVIFLIAVTAAVGVSCLSNIDVPEIYSNRPLDINKEY from the exons atgtcgtttctctcctcggcgGCCGGTccccagagacagcggcgagtCTCTGCCGTTCCCGCGACGCGCAAGAGTCTCCTtcgattttcttctctgttcctcctctgccttctctccctctcctccgtctctgctcAAGACACCGAGGCAGGCCCGACCGCGGAACCGACATTCAAATATGTCACTTCT ACGATGCTCTCGCAAGTTGTTGTCATCTTCCTGATCGCCGTCACGGCCGCTgtcggcgtctcctgtctctccaacATCGACGTACCGGAGATCTACTCGAATCGTCCTCTTGACATCAACAAGGAGTACTGA
- a CDS encoding nuclease, putative (encoded by transcript TGME49_226700) encodes MGCTESKAKEPRGCRRQDSITAPEKHVPAPFCLPFSPQDFYTGAELLSTEADIGDAILDHQLCIVGRCVNVSDGDSIRVRHIPKGHTLYPLRAPRKRGETREPVREPSDEEDPSKCWKGKLTENTIRIRLYGIDAPETAKFGNPGQPFAQEAKHFVTQRLLHKVVYVKCLAKDQYGRLLARVLIPRPDGLSHALFRGVSDAKEGEVREPCDEKVDDRDRFIICLMRIMLCRPVKGVRQSKKDPVQGAPSWWCDDVCEELLMEGLACLYRGRGADYCDQRPLLANLESRAKEQKLGLWSAEDGELQLPGEYKKSTRAGLLAPEADNDACSNRRGSRSRRRKSRSRSPSPAGSAADAECFTKNAGENGREDTRQAGPKEAEEPVAEIRPKSRRGGRGGRSRSKSRNRGEKKDEERDEEADFECTAQQHGRKKKRNRKRRASAEPSEYVESS; translated from the exons ATGGGGTGTACAGagtcgaaggcgaaggaacCGCGAGGCTGCCGGCGGCAAGACTCTATAACAGCTCCGGAGAAGCACGTACCTGCGCCGTtctgtctgcctttctctcctcaagACTTTTACACCGGCGCAGAACTTCTTTCGACCGAAGCAGACATCGGAGACGCCATCCTCGATCACCAGCTGTGCATTGTGGGCCGTTGCGTAAATGTCAGTGACGGCGACTCCATTCGAGTGAG ACACATTCCGAAAGGGCACACGCTGTACCCTTTGCGTGCGCCTCGGAAgcggggagaaacgcgggagcCGGTGCGAGAGccgagcgacgaggaagacccGAGCAAATGCTGGAAAGGGAAGCTAACCGAGAACACGATTCGCATTCGCCTCTACGGAATCGACGCGCCTGAAACGGCCAAGTTCGGAAACCCTGGACAGCCGTTTGCCCAG GAAGCTAAACACTTCGTTACCCAGCGGCTGCTGCACAAAGTTGTGTACGTGAAATGCCTGGCCAAAGACCAGTACGGCCGCCTGCTCGCTCGCGTGTTGATTCCTCGTCCCGACGGCCTCAGTCACGCGCTCTTTCGAGGTGTCAGTGACGCCAAAGAGGGCGAGGTGCGAGAGCCATGCGACGAGAAAGTGGACGACAGAGACCGGTTCATCATCTGTCTGATGCGCATCATGCTTTGCCGCCCGGTGAAAGGCGTGAGGCAATCCAAGAAAGACCCTGTGCAAGGTGCCCCCTCGTGGTGGTGCGACGATGTGTGCGAAGAACTCCTGATGGAGGGTCTGGCGTGTCTCTACAG AGGCCGAGGGGCAGACTACTGTGACCAGCGTCCGTTGTTGGCGAATTTGGAGTCGAGGGCAAAAGAGCAGAAGCTCGGCTTGTGGAGCGCAGAAGACGGGGAGTTGCAGTTGCCGGGGGAGTACAAGAAGTCGACTCGTGCCGGACTTCTGGCGCCTGAAGCCGACAACGACGCATGTTCCAACCGCCGAGGCAGTCGGTCCCGGCGCAGGAAGTCTAGATCGCGTTCCCCCTCCCCTGCAGGCAGCGCTGCAGATGCAGAGTGCTTCACAAAAAATGCTGgagaaaacgggagagaagacacacgacAAGCCGGGccaaaggaagcagaggagccAGTCGCGGAGATCCGGCCCAAAAGTCGTCggggaggcagaggcggccGCAGCCGCAGCAAATCTCGAAACCgcggggagaaaaaggacgaagagcgcgacgaagaagccgacTTCGAATGTACTGCGCAGCAAcacgggagaaaaaagaaacgcaacAGGAAACGGCGGGCGTCCGCAGAGCCCTCAGAATACGTAGAAAGCTCGTAA
- a CDS encoding hypothetical protein (encoded by transcript TGME49_226690~Predicted trans-membrane domain (TMHMM2.0):972-1006) yields MALSESCTRRLLPFCDLSFSSLFFPPPMSLPQPRPLSSSSSAASSPPSSTRFSSSSSSSSSSSSSSSVVSSTSVPPSKRCLRVSTCQLAPSSLRLLLLLSLVLLLRLSSAHPAAPEEPQEAEGDEVFEDASETLPSPAASEALPQGRERHEEVERVLQEHRLLQAEERHRELQSEHRRNVILQQEAARLQEAADASEDLRQHAEAMAAADPADAESLRSYHGALSKAVLDEAERGRVLQERLRLQTVRDALEGQVELEKLREAELKRQLGRAPHETNDWGDDEGLTTLDEEGQQERLRTLELAKGAAVPVDPTRSTLRNNMQEEHERNLEKMRQGDGREPKGREDVAETSSSSGEEETIKTSKRGFFARIGGLFKSAFNRIRSRFSTTSVNDAVTKVASHQELAVEYLRCLNVGDARTNFRRGDSYCRTLGDDSHRKFCNTLVQMAMQILQQIRLCQKDRSGTQRRACFFKVKAPLMHPTFVEIGSNLHEEYIEGFVTRAPDFRVVSESAVSQIHHHTRLLNWREILLHSFDIVAIAASNRLWEQTHASLQSLSHHRLVESQRRQAMQQRAFRFHRRQRAILDMPPHPDPVMVGILHELVFKGNVCRHKSDYRARLVREIGDKRVVTTVKEQTKLAFIFWIRSLYSVEECMHPPFLRPSETSPEDEESARESREPGVNSADEAEPAEKLFGAAPSSIQVQNCELVRKLFRLTLESQSEDILSDHFYSDGTGELEASDGDLPQDTSTESGVHPFEGDEVPRRHEESAKLELPLTAEQRVERKAFIESLNAVVSSSATLSVSILLNKSRKGYKVLEFAARSRFVTRMLASFSFKLVLHLFSQTYDLSAIATEVGHSEKYPPGRQTEGLAWHLVLKAIREGALPLRTSDVFASSYVQSLGATVEILTGSRNVGNFATQVLVIALNRRRELWKRISQSGLEKKRDDIGGRIDDEEPVAPDIDTRIRRSRRRLTLFRVMASAVLCAFLLAAGAWAIPVLLAVAVVGIAFVATRQNA; encoded by the exons ATGGCGCTTTCTGAATCCTGCACTCGCAggcttctccccttctgtgacctctcgttttcctcactcttctttcctcctcctaTGTCTCTCCCCCAGccccgtcctctctcttcttcctcgtctgctgcttcgtctccgccgtcCTCTACCaggttctcttcttcttcttcttcctcttcttcttcttcctcttcttcttctgttgtctcctCCACTTCAGTTCCGCCTTCGAAGCGTTGCCTGCGCGTCTCGACCTGCCAACTTGCGCCTTCCTcccttcgcctgcttctgctgctttctcttgtcttgcttcttcggctGTCTTCCGCTCACCCGGCGGCGCCAGAGGAGCCGCAGGAGGCGGAGGGTGACGAGGTCTTTGAAGACGCGTCCGAGACTCTGCCGTCTCCCGCCGCTTCCGAAGCGCTTCCGCAGGGCCGAGAGCGTCACGAGGAAGTCGAGCGAGTTCTGCAGGAACACAGACTGCTGCAGGCCGAAGAGCGGCACCGCGAGCTGCAGAGCGAGCACCGCAGAAATGTGATTCTCCAGCAGGAAGCTGCGCGTCTCCAGGAGGCGGCCGACGCCAGCGAGGACCTGCggcagcatgcagaggcgatGGCCGCAGCGGACCCCGCGGATGCGGAGTCGCTGCGGAGCTACCACGGCGCCCTCTCGAAGGCGGTGTTGGACGAGGCGGAGCGCGGTCGCGTTCTGCAGGAGCGACTTCGCCTGCAGACTGTGCGAGACGCTCTCGAAGGCCAAGTCGAGCTGGAGAAACTGCGGGAGGCCgagctgaagagacagctggGTCGCGCACCCCACGAGACGAACGACTGgggcgacgacgaaggcctTACGACGctcgacgaggaaggccAGCAGGAACGACTCCGAACTCTCGAACTCGCAAAGGGTGCCGCCGTCCCCGTCGACCCCACTCGCAGTACTCTCCGAAACAACATGCAGGAAGAACACGAAAGAAACCTCGAGAAAATGCGACAGGGCGATGGACGCGAACCAAAAGGACGCG AGGACGTCGCAGAGACGAGCAGTAgctctggagaagaagaaacaattAAAACATCAAAACGGGGCTTCTTTGCGCGAATT GGAGGACTTTTCAAATCTGCCTTCAACCGTATACGTTCTCGATTCTCTACCACGTCGGTCAACGATGCCGTAACGAAGGTGGCGAGTCACCAAGAGCTCGCTGTCG agTACCTCCGGTGCCTGAACGTCGGCGACGCACGCACGAATTTTCGGAGAGGCGACAGTTACTGCCGAACCTTGGGCGACGACTCTCACAGGAAATTCTGCAACACTCTCGTTCAGATGGCAATGCAAATACTTCAGCAGATTCGCCTTTGTcaaaaagacagaagcggcACACAGCGAAGAG CCTGCTTCTTCAAAGTCAAAGCTCCTCTCATGCATCCAACCTTCGTCGAAATAGGGTCGAACTTACACG AGGAGTACATCGAAGGCTTTGTGACGCGAGCGCCCGACTTTCGAGTCGTCTCCGAGTCCGCGGTTTCGCAGATTCACCATCACACGCGGCTCTTGAACTGGAGAGAAATTCTGCTGCACTCCTTCGACATTGTGGCCATCGCCGCGAGCAATCGGCTGTGGGAGCAGACGCACGCGTCGCTGCAGAGCCTCTCTCACCATCGGCTTGTCGAAAgtcagaggagacaggctaTGCAACAGAGAGCCTTT CGTTTCCACCGCCGTCAGCGCGCGATTTTGGACATGCCGCCTCATCCCGACCCCGTGATGGTAGGAATTCTCCACGAGCTGGTTTTCAAGGGCAACGTGTGTCGCCACAAGAGCGACTACCGCGCGCGGCTGGTGCGAGAGATCGGAGACAAGCGCGTCGTGACGACGGTGAAGGAGCAGACGAAGCTCGCGTTCATATTCTGGATTCGTTCCTTGTACTCCGTGGaagagtgcatgcacccgcCATTCCTGCGGCCTTCGGAGACGAGTccggaagacgaggagagtgCGAGGGAGAGCCGGGAGCCGGGGGTGAACTCCGCAGACGAGGCCGAGCCTGCAGAGAAACTCTTCGGCGCGGCGCCCAGCTCGATTCAAGTCCAGAACTGCGAGCTCGTTCGCAAGCTCTTTCGCCTGACTCTCGAGTCGCAGAGCGAAGACATTCTCTCCGATCACTTCTACTCTGACGGCACTGGCGAATTAGAGGCCAGCGACGGAGACCTCCCCCAAGACACTTCGACCGAAAGCGGCGTCCACCCTttcgaaggcgacgaggtCCCGCGGCGCCATGAGGAGTCAGCCAAGCTGGAATTACCTCTCACTGCCGAGCAACGCGTCGAAAGAAAAGCCTTCATCGAGTCTCTCAAcgctgtcgtctcttcttccgccacGCTCTCAGTTTCCATTC TGTTAAACAAGAGTCGGAAGGGATACAAGGTCCTGGAGTTCGCCGCTCGTTCGCGgttcgtgacgcgcatgCTGGCGAGTTTTTCTTTCAAGTTGGTTCTCCATCTCTTCAGTCAGACGTACGACTTGTCTGCAATTGCCACGGAGGTGGGCCACAGCGAGAAGTACCCCCCCGGTCGGCAAACAGAAGGCCTTGCCTGGCATCTGGTCTTGAAGGCGATTCGCGAGGGCGCTTTGCCTCTGCGCACGAGCGATGTATTCGCTTCGTCCTACGTCCAGAGTCTGGGCGCGACCGTCGAGATCCTCACGGGAAGCAGAAACGTCGGCAATTTCGCGACGCAAGTGCTCGTCATTGCACTCAATCGGAGGCGAGAGCTCTGGAAACGGATCTCTCAGAGCggcctggagaagaagagagacgacatCGGGGGACGCATAGACGACGAGGAACCCGTCGCGCCAGACATCGACACGCGCATCCGACGATCGCGGAGAAGGCTCACCCTTTTTCGAGTGATGGCATCTGCAGTTCTCTGtgcgttccttctcgcggCCGGTGCGTGGGCGATTCCCGTGCTTCTCGCTGTAGCCGTCGTCGGAATCGCGTTCGTGGCGACGAGACAAAACGCGTaa